A genomic window from Luteolibacter sp. LG18 includes:
- a CDS encoding NAD(P)/FAD-dependent oxidoreductase, with the protein MPQRKLRIAVVGCGSAGPAAAVLLKRAGHEVILFERAPECRAVGAGFLLQPSGMAVLEELGIREAVLERAGRVERLHVVDRREKTLLDLRYRELGEGMFGAGLHRPVLLHFLLEALREARVEVRWGAEVADIDRHDEKWTLRMVDGVRETGFDLLIIADGARSALRGKLGLKGSDCGYPWGAHWFIGENRGSFPEHDLHQIVRGTRRLAGFLATGREIGGTEPLVSLFWSVKLAEDASWRTKPLDEWKEHVLALCPRAETLLGQITDWSQILTARYGDVRMSRWHGEGVIVLGDAGHAMSPQLGQGVNLALADASCLARCMERLPLEEALACYTRERRWTLAYYRFATRQLTPWFQSDHEWLTPIRHVYFRTMQHLPPARRFMTKTMAGLVGR; encoded by the coding sequence ATGCCCCAACGGAAACTCAGGATCGCGGTGGTGGGATGCGGGTCGGCGGGGCCTGCGGCGGCGGTGCTTCTGAAGCGGGCCGGGCATGAGGTGATCCTGTTCGAACGCGCGCCGGAGTGCCGGGCGGTGGGGGCGGGCTTTCTGCTGCAACCGTCCGGGATGGCGGTGCTGGAGGAGCTGGGGATTCGCGAGGCGGTATTGGAACGTGCGGGGCGGGTGGAGCGCCTGCATGTGGTGGACCGGCGGGAGAAGACCTTGCTCGACCTGCGCTACCGCGAGTTGGGCGAGGGGATGTTCGGGGCCGGGCTACACCGCCCGGTGCTGCTGCATTTCCTGCTGGAGGCGCTGCGTGAGGCCAGGGTGGAGGTTCGCTGGGGCGCGGAGGTGGCGGACATCGACCGGCACGACGAGAAATGGACGTTGAGGATGGTGGATGGCGTTCGGGAAACCGGCTTCGATCTACTCATCATCGCGGATGGCGCACGTTCGGCCTTGCGCGGGAAGCTCGGCTTGAAAGGCTCGGACTGCGGTTATCCGTGGGGCGCGCATTGGTTCATCGGCGAGAACCGCGGCAGTTTTCCGGAGCACGATCTCCATCAGATCGTGCGCGGCACGCGTAGGCTCGCGGGCTTCCTCGCCACCGGCCGGGAAATCGGCGGCACGGAACCACTGGTGAGTTTGTTCTGGAGCGTGAAGCTCGCCGAGGACGCCTCATGGCGGACGAAGCCGCTGGACGAGTGGAAGGAACACGTGCTTGCGCTTTGTCCGCGTGCCGAGACGCTGTTAGGGCAGATCACCGACTGGAGCCAGATCCTCACCGCCCGCTATGGCGACGTCCGGATGTCCCGCTGGCATGGCGAGGGCGTGATCGTGCTCGGGGATGCGGGGCACGCGATGAGTCCGCAGCTTGGCCAGGGCGTGAACCTCGCGCTCGCGGATGCTTCCTGCCTCGCCCGGTGCATGGAGCGGCTGCCGCTTGAGGAAGCGCTCGCGTGTTACACGCGGGAACGCCGCTGGACTCTGGCCTACTACCGCTTCGCCACCCGCCAGCTCACGCCGTGGTTCCAGTCCGACCACGAATGGCTCACCCCGATCCGCCACGTCTACTTCCGGACGATGCAGCACCTCCCGCCCGCGCGAAGATTCATGACGAAGACGATGGCGGGGCTGGTGGGGAGGTAG